The following coding sequences are from one Candidatus Thermoplasmatota archaeon window:
- a CDS encoding methyltransferase: protein MFIIHYAPLLLLIMIGPLTAFYAVWELPIPKMVSIALGIVIFLIGCYIYFSWSLFWQKNYHGQLVTTGPFTKIRHPHYCSLLIVGFGLAFFFYSLAAVLIALGAVPIMMVSIIDEEKQLLHQYGEAYQRFMDQVRWRLIPGIF from the coding sequence TTGTTTATCATTCATTATGCTCCGTTGTTGTTACTTATTATGATTGGACCGTTAACCGCTTTTTATGCTGTGTGGGAGCTTCCGATTCCAAAGATGGTCAGTATTGCGTTGGGAATTGTGATTTTTCTGATCGGATGTTATATCTATTTTTCGTGGTCGTTATTTTGGCAGAAAAATTACCATGGACAACTGGTGACAACGGGCCCGTTTACGAAGATTCGACATCCGCATTACTGTTCATTGTTGATTGTTGGTTTTGGTCTTGCGTTCTTTTTTTATTCACTTGCAGCAGTACTCATTGCACTCGGTGCAGTACCCATCATGATGGTAAGTATCATTGATGAGGAAAAACAGCTCTTGCACCAGTATGGTGAGGCATATCAACGCTTTATGGATCAGGTCCGATGGCGATTAATTCCAGGGATATTCTAG
- a CDS encoding ABC transporter ATP-binding protein, whose protein sequence is MIRCNNLTKQFGNITAIENFTVSIPDGVIFGLLGPNGAGKTTTMRLMSCLLRPTKGTVQIDEYAAEQDAMKIRQMIGLLPEVPGLYETLGAYKNLEYYAQLYGIEKQKREETIKSLLSNLGLWDRRNEPVSGFSKGMKQKIAIARALVHEPRYLFLDEPTASLDPEAAKTVREYIIQLKSQGKTIVINTHNLSEAERICDTVAFVKNRVIEVGNPKRLAQGLFSRTVRVTTTAKLTDSLRAKIQNINGIRFDAVSGNTLVFTVQNPEEENPRIIEALQRYGIPIVFIAEEEPSLEDVYLKLIKEDGQ, encoded by the coding sequence ATGATTAGATGCAACAATCTAACGAAACAGTTTGGAAATATCACAGCGATTGAGAATTTCACCGTATCAATTCCTGATGGCGTTATTTTTGGGTTGCTTGGTCCAAATGGTGCTGGGAAAACGACAACCATGCGTCTGATGTCGTGTTTGCTTCGGCCGACCAAGGGAACCGTACAGATCGATGAGTATGCTGCTGAGCAGGACGCAATGAAAATTCGGCAGATGATCGGATTACTCCCCGAGGTACCAGGTTTGTATGAGACGCTTGGTGCGTATAAAAATCTTGAGTATTATGCTCAACTGTATGGCATCGAGAAACAGAAACGTGAGGAGACCATTAAATCGTTGTTATCCAATCTTGGCTTATGGGATCGTCGAAATGAACCGGTGAGTGGTTTTTCAAAAGGCATGAAACAGAAAATCGCGATTGCTCGTGCATTGGTTCATGAACCGCGGTACCTTTTCCTTGATGAACCAACTGCTAGTCTTGATCCTGAAGCTGCGAAAACAGTTCGTGAGTATATTATACAATTAAAATCGCAGGGAAAAACGATTGTTATTAATACGCATAATCTTTCTGAAGCAGAACGAATCTGTGATACGGTTGCTTTTGTGAAAAACCGGGTGATTGAAGTTGGTAATCCAAAACGTCTTGCACAGGGTTTGTTTTCACGGACGGTTCGAGTAACAACCACTGCAAAACTTACCGACTCGTTAAGAGCGAAGATTCAAAATATTAATGGGATACGGTTCGACGCTGTTTCAGGAAATACTCTTGTTTTTACGGTTCAGAATCCTGAGGAGGAGAATCCTCGGATCATTGAAGCTCTCCAGAGATACGGCATTCCTATCGTTTTTATCGCCGAAGAAGAACCATCACTTGAGGATGTGTATCTTAAACTTATCAAGGAGGATGGTCAGTAG
- a CDS encoding ABC transporter permease subunit, whose amino-acid sequence MRRRNAWIITKKDLDEFRHQKFVIGSIIAMPILLGVILPGLMMVPILSMAPSTGPVWDVDQLVQTGVLPEDFVIPMTNESYEYTTVKGVAVKNCSLYNCFISHAVLDGCHIEESMVTNSVLVQSYVNQTQLWNVTLIQSKGVALEGDHIVAVDSSVTFTKEKPSEVTTVVPLILNMVLMVFIIVPATLPTIIATYSIVGEKNNRSLEPLLATPTTDGEILAGKIFSSFLPSMGATLLAFVLGVIVLDVLLTPFLGYPPLPNLIWLLSILLIAPTACLMSILACVIVSSKVSDVRAAQQVGGFVVMPVVALMLAVVSGFILLSPVMVLVFTGFYALLDVGLFYVAKAIFHRENILVNWK is encoded by the coding sequence ATGCGGCGGAGGAATGCATGGATTATTACCAAGAAGGACCTCGATGAATTCCGCCATCAAAAATTCGTGATCGGATCGATTATTGCAATGCCGATACTTCTCGGGGTGATTCTTCCAGGTCTGATGATGGTTCCGATTCTTTCGATGGCGCCATCGACTGGTCCTGTGTGGGATGTTGACCAGTTGGTTCAAACTGGTGTTTTACCAGAAGATTTTGTCATTCCGATGACCAACGAGTCGTATGAATATACCACAGTGAAAGGAGTGGCAGTAAAGAATTGCTCGTTGTATAACTGTTTTATCTCGCATGCCGTGCTTGACGGTTGTCATATTGAAGAATCAATGGTCACCAATTCAGTACTCGTACAGAGTTACGTGAATCAAACGCAGCTATGGAATGTTACGTTGATTCAATCGAAGGGTGTTGCATTAGAAGGTGATCATATTGTCGCAGTTGATTCATCAGTAACGTTTACTAAGGAGAAACCATCAGAAGTTACTACGGTTGTTCCGTTGATACTAAACATGGTACTTATGGTTTTTATTATTGTCCCTGCTACACTTCCGACGATTATCGCAACGTATAGTATTGTCGGTGAAAAGAACAACCGAAGTCTTGAGCCGTTGCTTGCCACGCCAACCACTGATGGTGAGATTCTTGCTGGGAAAATCTTTTCTTCGTTTCTACCGTCGATGGGGGCAACCTTACTTGCGTTTGTTCTTGGGGTGATCGTACTTGATGTACTGTTAACTCCGTTTCTTGGATACCCTCCGCTCCCGAATCTTATTTGGTTGTTATCAATTCTGCTGATTGCACCGACAGCGTGTTTGATGAGTATCCTTGCCTGTGTGATTGTCTCCTCAAAAGTTTCTGATGTTCGTGCAGCTCAGCAGGTTGGTGGTTTTGTGGTGATGCCTGTGGTTGCACTTATGCTTGCAGTGGTATCTGGTTTTATTTTACTTTCACCAGTGATGGTGTTGGTGTTTACCGGGTTTTATGCCCTGCTTGACGTGGGTTTGTTTTATGTTGCAAAAGCGATTTTTCATCGAGAAAACATTTTAGTGAATTGGAAATAA
- a CDS encoding FAD-dependent oxidoreductase — MSENAAAWSLPEDVKKILRKRFKELENMVFLKLFVKTGENDEFTTLTKIFLEELERLSDKIKVSVHTIGDEVSKKYAVTASPTILFNPEQYQIRYTGAPFGEEGRSFIETLIMVSHQKSGLSKKSKQILADLTEPRTVQVFVTLACPYCPGQVVHAFRAAVERPDLVSSECIDAAEHMKRAQEYNVGAVPHTVINGQTMSRGFQPEEQFIAELVSLKPQQPLEHHHDAIEEKIIETDVIIVGAGPAGLTAGMYAARSGLKTVVLEKNVAGGQASITPVVENWPGFPRIPGKQLMEMISKQVREYIPVLEGEEVVEIKIGRYIEAFTTKHRYRGKAVILACGGSHRKLGVPGEDRLYGRGVSYCATCDGFLYKGKTVVVVGGGNTAMTNTLYLRNLGAEVVVVNRDAQFHGEQPLKESLMREKMKVIWNTMVLEILGENMVTGVRIKNLLNEQTSTIDADAVFVAVGEEPENRLAVDLGVEVDSSGFIKVDRFGRTNIPRVYAAGDVTGGVRQIVTAVGSGAAAATSAFEDILHPYWIPKKN, encoded by the coding sequence TTGTCTGAAAACGCAGCTGCCTGGTCGTTACCTGAAGATGTGAAGAAGATTTTACGAAAACGGTTCAAAGAATTAGAAAACATGGTATTTCTCAAGCTTTTTGTAAAAACAGGTGAGAATGATGAATTTACTACGCTTACGAAGATTTTTTTAGAGGAGCTTGAAAGATTATCTGATAAAATCAAGGTGAGCGTTCATACTATCGGTGATGAGGTATCAAAAAAATATGCTGTTACTGCATCTCCGACGATTCTGTTCAACCCTGAACAGTATCAAATCAGGTATACTGGTGCTCCGTTTGGCGAGGAGGGTCGATCTTTTATAGAAACGCTCATCATGGTGTCGCACCAGAAAAGTGGTTTATCAAAGAAATCAAAGCAAATCCTTGCAGATTTAACCGAACCACGTACGGTTCAGGTTTTTGTTACTCTTGCCTGTCCGTATTGTCCTGGTCAAGTGGTTCATGCATTCCGGGCAGCAGTAGAACGACCTGATCTGGTTTCAAGTGAATGTATTGATGCTGCTGAACATATGAAAAGAGCACAAGAATACAACGTTGGAGCAGTACCGCATACAGTCATCAATGGGCAAACCATGAGTCGAGGGTTTCAACCTGAAGAACAGTTTATCGCAGAGCTAGTAAGCTTAAAACCACAACAACCCCTCGAACATCATCATGATGCAATTGAAGAAAAAATCATTGAAACTGATGTAATTATTGTTGGTGCTGGTCCTGCAGGTCTTACTGCAGGTATGTATGCAGCTCGAAGTGGTTTGAAAACCGTTGTTCTTGAAAAAAATGTTGCTGGTGGTCAGGCATCAATCACTCCCGTGGTTGAGAACTGGCCTGGTTTTCCTCGCATCCCTGGAAAGCAGCTCATGGAGATGATCAGTAAACAGGTGCGTGAGTATATACCTGTGCTTGAAGGTGAAGAGGTAGTTGAGATTAAAATCGGTAGGTACATCGAAGCGTTTACCACCAAACATCGTTACCGTGGAAAGGCAGTGATTCTTGCCTGCGGTGGATCGCATCGGAAATTAGGTGTCCCTGGAGAGGATCGATTGTATGGCCGTGGTGTGAGTTATTGTGCGACGTGTGATGGGTTTTTGTATAAAGGAAAAACTGTGGTTGTGGTCGGTGGCGGTAACACGGCGATGACCAATACGTTGTATTTGAGGAATCTCGGAGCTGAGGTGGTCGTGGTGAATCGAGATGCACAGTTTCACGGTGAACAACCGTTAAAAGAGTCGTTGATGCGTGAAAAAATGAAGGTTATCTGGAATACCATGGTTCTTGAAATCCTTGGTGAGAACATGGTAACCGGAGTACGTATTAAGAATCTTCTCAATGAACAGACATCAACAATTGATGCAGACGCAGTGTTTGTTGCTGTAGGTGAAGAACCAGAAAACCGTCTCGCAGTTGATCTTGGTGTTGAGGTCGATAGTTCTGGGTTCATTAAGGTTGATCGGTTTGGTCGAACCAATATCCCTCGAGTGTATGCAGCTGGTGATGTAACCGGTGGTGTACGTCAGATTGTGACTGCGGTTGGTTCTGGTGCTGCTGCAGCGACCTCAGCATTTGAGGATATCTTACATCCGTATTGGATTCCTAAAAAAAACTAA
- a CDS encoding DDE-type integrase/transposase/recombinase, whose translation MYGSGQTTKIKVIALLVYHAGLFYRKTSAIIGNIEPFSYEALRKWYTKCVAFFQPQRKQQQVLAVDETKVKWEGRQIYIWNAIDVDDHVVLAVYVSISRTSFDAIYFLKKVLNCCKNKPFTSTTKLPLVFFRNPIRM comes from the coding sequence TTGTACGGCAGCGGACAAACTACGAAAATCAAAGTGATTGCACTCCTTGTTTATCATGCTGGTCTTTTTTATCGGAAGACTAGCGCCATTATAGGAAATATTGAACCGTTCTCCTATGAGGCGCTACGGAAATGGTACACGAAATGTGTCGCCTTCTTTCAACCTCAAAGGAAACAGCAGCAGGTACTCGCTGTGGATGAAACTAAGGTGAAATGGGAAGGACGGCAGATCTATATCTGGAATGCGATCGATGTCGATGATCATGTTGTCCTTGCGGTGTATGTCTCGATTAGTAGGACTTCATTTGATGCGATATATTTCCTGAAGAAAGTCTTGAATTGCTGTAAAAACAAACCATTCACTTCAACAACCAAACTTCCATTAGTTTTTTTTAGGAATCCAATACGGATGTAA
- a CDS encoding 5-formyltetrahydrofolate cyclo-ligase encodes METILLSNTIQYQVLMKDSIRQKIIKQRKAMPPAEVATKSMLITSRILQLDEYHAAQTILFYISYNNEVNTHHLIRSCLASEKTVVVPKTDTKKKKILLSRLNSWDDLEEGSYHILEPKQKKIDEIPLKDIDLIFVPGIAFDPSGNRIGHGHGYYDRLLMMAKDKLKIALAFELQIVDHIPEEKHDVRMNTIITEQRIIHCSNAT; translated from the coding sequence ATGGAAACTATACTTTTATCAAACACAATTCAATACCAAGTACTAATGAAAGACTCAATCCGCCAGAAGATCATCAAACAACGGAAAGCAATGCCGCCTGCAGAGGTTGCAACAAAAAGCATGTTGATCACTAGTAGAATCCTCCAGCTTGATGAGTACCATGCAGCACAGACCATATTGTTTTACATATCATATAACAATGAGGTCAACACACATCATCTCATTCGATCATGCCTTGCCAGTGAAAAAACAGTGGTTGTTCCAAAAACTGATACGAAAAAAAAGAAAATACTTCTCTCGCGACTCAACTCATGGGATGATCTTGAAGAAGGAAGCTATCACATCCTTGAACCTAAACAAAAAAAAATCGATGAAATCCCACTTAAAGACATCGACCTTATTTTCGTCCCTGGCATAGCTTTTGATCCCTCGGGAAATCGCATTGGACATGGGCATGGCTATTACGATCGCCTTCTTATGATGGCAAAAGACAAACTAAAAATTGCACTCGCATTTGAACTTCAAATTGTCGATCATATACCTGAGGAAAAACATGACGTACGCATGAATACGATTATCACCGAACAACGAATCATTCACTGCTCCAATGCTACGTAA